A genomic window from Solanum dulcamara chromosome 11, daSolDulc1.2, whole genome shotgun sequence includes:
- the LOC129872920 gene encoding uncharacterized protein LOC129872920, with product MGAVTSSMAAKFAFFPPNPPSYGLVVEESTEKLKLTEVAAKENVDVLKLPTKKGTEIVAVYIRNPAAILTVLYSHGNAADLGQMYGLFTELSHLLRVNLMGYDYSGYGRSSGKPSEQNTYADIEAAYRCLEETYGVKEEDVILYGQSVGSGPTLDLASRLSRLRAVVLHSPILSGLRVMYAVKRTYWFDIYKNIDKIPLVECPVLIIHGTADDVVDCSHGKQLFELSKQKYEPLWVKTGNHCDLELFPEYIIHLKKFISAIEKSTIFRNGSALCMDQTDRPRSSTDCRPRPSTDQREKSRQSTEKREPRTSTDQRDKSRASIDRKEKSSKSVDLLDKANDNIEQPEKARKSIDRFGNMMKSAVLCNIDCFKPVGANA from the exons ATGGGAGCGGTGACGTCGTCGATGGCAGCAAAGTTTGCATTTTTTCCGCCGAATCCGCCGTCGTATGGATTGGTGGTGGAAGAATCAACGGAGAAATTGAAGTTGACCGAGGTGGCGGCGAAGGAAAACGTTGACGTATTGAAGCTACCGACAAAGAAAGGAACGGAGATTGTGGCGGTGTACATTAGGAATCCGGCGGCGATACTGACTGTGCTTTATTCGCACGGCAACGCGGCTGATCTAGGGCAGATGTATGGCTTGTTTACTGAACTCAGTCACCTTCTCCGGGTCAATTTGATGGG ATATGACTATTCAGGGTATGGGCGGTCCTCTGGCAAG CCTAGTGAGCAGAACACTTACGCCGACATAGAAGCTGCATATAGATGTCTTGAAGAGACATACGGGGTGAAAGAGGAAGATGTCATACTATATGGACAGTCAGTTGGTAGTGGACCCACACTGGATCTAGCATCACGATTGTCAAGATTGAGGGCAGTGGTTCTTCACAGCCCAATACTCTCCGGACTTCGTGTAATGTATGCAGTGAAGCGGACATATTGGTTTGACATATATAAG AATATTGATAAAATACCATTGGTTGAATGTCCTGTCCTCATTATTCAT GGAACTGCAGATGATGTAGTTGATTGCTCCCATGGAAAACAACTTTTTGAGCTATCTAAGCAGAAATATGAGCCTTTGTGGGTTAAAACTGGTAACCATTGTGATTTGGAGCTCTTCCCGGAGTACATAATACATCTGAAGAAGTTCATATCAGCTATTGAGAAATCAACTATTTTTAGAAATGGATCTGCACTTTGCATGGACCAAACAGATAGACCTCGAAGCAGTACAGATTGTAGACCCCGGCCAAGCACAGATCAGAGGGAGAAATCTAGACAAAGCACAGAGAAGAGAGAGCCTAGAACAAGCACAGATCAAAGAGATAAATCCAGAGCTAGCATAGACCGCAAGGAAAAGTCTAGCAAGAGCGTGGATCTGTTAGATAAGGCAAATGATAATATAGAACAACCGGAGAAAGCTAGAAAAAGCATTGATCG CTTTGGCAACATGATGAAATCTGCCGTATTGTGCAATATTGATTGCTTCAAGCCCGTGGGAGCAAACGCCTGA